The following are encoded in a window of bacterium SCSIO 12643 genomic DNA:
- a CDS encoding fasciclin domain-containing protein produces MKKSFLIVAIAATSIAFTSCGGGEQAAAPEAAPAQEAKTEVKTHGQSGVVDDVSQANILNIAIGSPDHSTLVAAVQAAQIEDVLVNAGPLTVFAPTNAAFDKLPAGTVEELVKPENKAKLAGILTAHAAPGKFDDKGLRKEARKGRKLYMASGDYIEVTVENDEVFVGGAKVLGYAPASNGMVVVVDGVILPAK; encoded by the coding sequence ATGAAAAAGTCTTTTTTAATTGTTGCAATTGCAGCAACATCAATAGCTTTTACCTCGTGTGGGGGCGGGGAACAGGCAGCGGCTCCTGAAGCTGCACCGGCTCAAGAAGCCAAAACTGAAGTGAAAACACATGGACAATCTGGAGTGGTTGATGATGTGAGTCAGGCAAATATTCTAAACATTGCAATAGGGTCACCAGATCATTCAACATTGGTTGCTGCGGTTCAAGCTGCACAAATCGAAGATGTATTGGTAAATGCAGGACCATTAACCGTGTTTGCACCAACAAACGCTGCATTTGATAAATTACCAGCGGGAACAGTAGAAGAGTTGGTTAAACCTGAAAACAAAGCCAAATTGGCGGGTATTTTAACAGCGCATGCTGCACCAGGTAAATTTGATGATAAAGGGTTGAGAAAAGAAGCAAGAAAAGGACGTAAGTTATATATGGCTTCCGGAGACTATATCGAAGTTACTGTTGAGAACGATGAGGTGTTTGTAGGAGGTGCTAAAGTACTTGGGTATGCACCAGCAAGTAATGGAATGGTTGTTGTTGTAGACGGTGTCATACTACCGGCTAAATAA